From the genome of Periplaneta americana isolate PAMFEO1 chromosome 15, P.americana_PAMFEO1_priV1, whole genome shotgun sequence, one region includes:
- the LOC138715693 gene encoding uncharacterized protein encodes MTAPIPATPMPAPSSEKEKEDDDEEDSMSIGLPSFAQEEDKEQEDDEEGNRRRGCWSCLKYVFCGCFRRLFGTSRKNPDQRKGGQMETSSSHDRDPRTPSLITLWSGADPSLEIQFVDYEAEEELRAEKKKMKKCSIFRNLFCCLRRKRSKL; translated from the exons ATGACAGCGCCCATACCAGCAACTCCCATGCCAGCACCATCAtccgaaaaagaaaaagaagatgatgatgaggaagattCCATGTCAATAGGCCTACCATCATTTGCGCAAGAAGAAGATAAAGAACAAGAAGATGATGAGGAGGGAAATAGAAGACGTGGCTGCTGGTCctgtttaaaatatgtattttgtggtTGTTTTCGTCGTCTTTTTGGGA CATCCAGAAAGAATCCAGATCAACGGAAAGGGGGACAGATGGAGACGTCGAGCAGCCACGACCGGGACCCCAGAACACCAAGCCTGATCACACTGTGGAGCGGCGCCGATCCTTCTTtag AAATACAATTTGTCGACTATGAAGCAGAAGAGGAACTGAGAgcagagaagaagaagatgaaaaagTGTAGTATCTTCCGTAacctattttgttgtttaagacGTAAGAGAAGTAAACTTTAA